CCTCTCCAACACAAAATATACGGAGTTCTCTCGGCTGTTTGGAAAAGATACGGTCGGCATTTTGACCGGCGACCGTCAAGAAAACAGCCAGGCCCCGCTGCTGATCATGACAACGGAAATTCTCCGCAATCTGCTCTACGATGCAGCCGGCGGAGAAATCGATGTCAGATTGGATACGCTGGGACTGGTCATTTTGGATGAGTCGCAGTATCTGGCCGATCCTGAGCGCGGCGTCGTGTGGGAGGAGACCATCATCTTTTGCCCGTCACAGGCCAGACTCCTGTTGCTCTCCGCTTCGATCGGGAATCCGCAAGACATTGCCGATTGGCTGACCTCGATCCGGCCCACCGCCTGTCGCTTGGTACGGCATAGCAAGCGCACCGTCCCGCTCAGGGCCGGCTATCTCCATCCCAACGGAAAATTATCTCCGCTGTTCAGAACGGTGGAGATCCCGTATGGACACCCCCATCAAATCCATCCTGAAGCCAAGCGGCTCTTCGTTGAGTACGAAGAAGAAACCCTCCCCTCAGGACGGCCGAGACGATAGCTTGTGCGATTGGGTTGCTAGAAGTTCAGCGTGAGCCCGGCAGTCAGCCCATGGCGGAGGGATTGCATTTCAG
The nucleotide sequence above comes from Nitrospira sp.. Encoded proteins:
- a CDS encoding DEAD/DEAH box helicase; amino-acid sequence: MPTPQPFIPDPWQTEALSAVSETDVVISVPTGSGKTYVAIDAARRAMADNRTVIYTSPLKALSNTKYTEFSRLFGKDTVGILTGDRQENSQAPLLIMTTEILRNLLYDAAGGEIDVRLDTLGLVILDESQYLADPERGVVWEETIIFCPSQARLLLLSASIGNPQDIADWLTSIRPTACRLVRHSKRTVPLRAGYLHPNGKLSPLFRTVEIPYGHPHQIHPEAKRLFVEYEEETLPSGRPRR